The genomic stretch TTGAGTGTGCCCGGGAGTGCTCCGGTGAGCGCCGCGCTCACCGTGAGTGTGCCGGCGGCCACCCTGACTTCAACGACGGACGCGCTGAGCGTGACCGCCGTGGTCAGCGGCTTGCAGGAGAGCCTGACTTACCGGCTTACCTGGGGTGACGGTTCGAATACCGATCTCACTGGCAAAGTCACCGACACCCTGACACACACTTACGCCAAACCCGGTGTCTACGTCCTCGAACTCAGCACGCCGGGTGCTCCCAGCGTCACCGCTACCGTGACGTTAACCCTCCCAGGGGTCACGCTGAGCGTGACCCCTGCCCGGGGCTCCACCGACACCACCTTCAGCGCTGTGCTCGGTCAGCTGGTGCCGACCCTCACCTACACCCTCGACTGGGGCGACGGGGTCAATGAACCGGTCACCGGTGTAAGAACCTTTACCCGCACCCACCAGTACGCCAAGCCCGGCACCTTCAGTATCTTGGTCAAGTACGCCGACGCCCCCCCCGTTCAGCAGACTGTGACCGTGAACGTGCCGACCCCAGTGCTAAGCGCCACCAATCTCAACCTGAACGCAACTCTGCGGCTGAGCCGGCTCAGCCCAGCGGCTACCTACCGCGTTCAGTGGGGCGACGGCCAGGAACAGCCGCTCGTCGCCCAGACCTCCGACGCCGTGGTGTTGCATACCTACAGCGCCCCCGGCACCTACACCATTACCGTG from Deinococcus detaillensis encodes the following:
- a CDS encoding PKD domain-containing protein, whose product is MSAALTVSVPAATLTSTTDALSVTAVVSGLQESLTYRLTWGDGSNTDLTGKVTDTLTHTYAKPGVYVLELSTPGAPSVTATVTLTLPGVTLSVTPARGSTDTTFSAVLGQLVPTLTYTLDWGDGVNEPVTGVRTFTRTHQYAKPGTFSILVKYADAPPVQQTVTVNVPTPVLSATNLNLNATLRLSRLSPAATYRVQWGDGQEQPLVAQTSDAVVLHTYSAPGTYTITVTPALGDPSSVTLNVKYVSVDAPVLTLTPITASVYDVIKADFSALIPALSYTLDWGDGQREVITGLTVGTRVHTYTVAGSYTVSLKAPESPAAIKTVTVTQPLATLTATSTALQGQATLTGLVKALTYQLDWGDGTPAVDITGVETQTLSH